In Anopheles arabiensis isolate DONGOLA chromosome 2, AaraD3, whole genome shotgun sequence, the genomic window CAAAAGGTTCGTCTCATTCGCGTTCTGGCAGTCGCGCCGACGGTTGGCAAAAACGGTACCGAGAAATcagtcgaaaaaaaaaacaacagctcgCTAGAggccgtgtgcgtgtgttgtgtggtgtaaAGAGTTGATGTGATTTCGAGCTTTACCCCAGAAGGGAAATCTAGATGTGTGGTGACTTTTAACCCGTaaaggaatgtgtttttgggaAATGCGCACGGTTGCCAGTCGTCTGCTGTTTTGAGGTTGAATGTTGCGATTAGTGTTTCTCTTGCAAAGTAATAGTTTCTCCCTGGTAGTGTGTTCAGCGAACAGCGTGAACGAAACCACGCCACTGTAAAAGACaacgcactgtgcactgtgAACCCCCGAAGAGTCGTATCCCTTTAATCGAACGCCACGCGAATGCTATGTACTCGAAGGATCGGCATCTGGTGTGGGTCCTGCTAGTGACAGCAGGCGCCCAGCTGCTAGTGCGATGCTGCAATGCTGCCGAGCACGTGCCCGGACCGAGCGGACGAAAGTTAAGCCACGGATTGGCCGCCATGCACCACAACCATCTCGGGCTGCCATCGGGGGACGGTTCGAGCGAAAGCGTAAAATTTAGCGCCAACCGTGTACCGCAGCACGTGCCGTATGCTGTGCCGGCGCCCTGGCGTAGGACGGCAACCGTCAGCACACCGCTTGCTGGTGGGCCCTGGGCGGTACGAAAACCGCTGGCGAAACCGTTGGTACGGGGTGCGGCCGGTGGTAGTCGGAGCCGCATCAACAATCGGTCAATGACTCGCTTTTCCGAGGTCGAAATTTCACCGGGGCTGGAGCAGCAGCTAGACGTGCCGGAACTGCAGCGACCGTCCGAGGTCCGTGGCAGTCGGCTCGATGAGGGTACGGGTGGGCTGGTGGAGCTGTATCGCAGTGCCGAACGATCGCGCGGGATCGAGAACCTCTTCTGGAAGTACTTTGTCGATAATGGTAAGTTTCGTAATTGAATGTTGAGACGTAACGGATacgtctgtgcgtgtgtgttgttcgtTGGGGTTTTACTGGGGGCTATCCGTTTTCGGGTAAACCATTGAGGCGGTTGACCATTCGGCCAGACAGAGAGCacttgagggtgaagaaggtgCGCCTTATGGTAGAAAGAGGAATTGTTTTGAACGAAAGGTTCAGCtggtcagtgagaacgctcaACCTGTGAGCTTTAATCGTTTGTACCGCTATTGTGCCTTGCTGTTTGCTCAGTCATGGTGATGGCATTTATCGCCCGCTTCACACCTGCTGGTTAGGAGCAGCTGGATATCGGTTACATAAGATGGTGGTCATTTAAAGGGGTGGTTAtagttgtatttattttagtaATAATGGAAACGGAAAGATTTGGCCCTAATGAGTATGGCTGAGTCCAAAAGTTAAACTATGTATCTTTGGTTCTTGGGAACTAATGCGTATTGTAGGATGTTATCAAGAAAACATTCCAGAGGATAACAACTTTTAATATTGTTCGACGGAGAAACGACTTTCGGAGCCACAGCCTGATGCACCATATGAGTATTACCTAGCTCACTCAAAA contains:
- the LOC120895432 gene encoding uncharacterized protein LOC120895432, which codes for MYSKDRHLVWVLLVTAGAQLLVRCCNAAEHVPGPSGRKLSHGLAAMHHNHLGLPSGDGSSESVKFSANRVPQHVPYAVPAPWRRTATVSTPLAGGPWAVRKPLAKPLVRGAAGGSRSRINNRSMTRFSEVEISPGLEQQLDVPELQRPSEVRGSRLDEGTGGLVELYRSAERSRGIENLFWKYFVDNDVSASTEDEGDDNTGAEDAEPPGGIDRNAIDTQDGSVSAKEEEGRKKKFHLKKKYKKFLIPLLLAYKIKFLALVPAIIGGLILLVKSAGLAGFFFALFTAVVSLKKY